The Bacillota bacterium region GGGATACCCCGTTACGTGACTACCAGGCACCAGGTCCCGCAAGACCCAGGCATGCTGGTCCATGGCCAGGACAGCCATGAAGTGAGAGGCCTCGTCGCTAAGGCTAAGCCCCTGGCTCACCCTCCGCACCGTGTCGGCGAAGAGCCCCCCGCCAGGAACAACCGCAAGGTCGTGGCCGCTGGCAGCCAGGGAGGAGAGGGTTTTGCCCAGCTGCCGGAGCACACTGCCCGGCGCGCCCAAGAGGCTTCCCCCCACCTTGACCACGACAAGACCCTCCCGCGAAACCCTAACCCTATCCATGCTCACTCCTCCAATTCCCCGGCGAGGAGATCCGCCACGGCGTAGGCTGTGAGGGGAATGGGTTCGCGCATCCCCCCAGCCAAGGGCTCCTCCAGCCTGGCAAGGTTCCACCAGAAATGGCAAGGCAAGCCCAGGCGCCCGGCTATCTCCGGTACGAGGAAGGCCCCCTGACCCGCGGCCACCAGTGGGGAAACCCCTGGGTTGCCGGGTGTGAAGCGGGATAGCACCTGGAGGATTGAGAGGGTTGTCTCGTGCAGGTGCACCTCCTTGAGGCACATGGCGATGTGCTGGGCGCCTCCCTCAGGGAGGGACTCCAGGTCGGCCGCGACCACCCTGGCCAGGCGGCTCGTGCAGGCCTCAATTGAGCGTCCCCGCCCATCTGGGGTAGATGGGGAGTACTCGTCCTCAGTGATGAGGCCCAGCAGCCTGTAGGCATCTGCCATGACCGCAAAGTACTCGTGAGCCACCCGGCAGGTCTCGCCCCCCAGGAACACGCTGCCGCGCAGGGCATGGGCGGGGGTTCTCAGCATTCCCAGGTAGAGAAGTTCCCCCCGCTTCAGCCGTGTGGTATCGTCAAGGCCGACACCCTCAACTCGCCCACCCCCCACCGGGATGATGTCCGTGGTGGTGCTGCCTATATCCACCAGTATCCCGTCTTGAAGCACCCGGGCAAGCCAGGAGGCGCTGGCGGCCCAGTTGGCCGCGGCCACCTGCTGGGGAGGCACCGGCTTAGCCGCGGGAGAGAACCCCCCCGGCAGGGTCCAGAGCCACAGCCGCCCGGGTGCGATAACACTTGCCACAGCGCGGGCGGTTTGACTGACCCCCTCTGCCTTGGATGGGAAGACATCGGCAAGCTCGGCGGTCATGGTAAGACCCACGGCGTCCGGCTGGCCAGCGGGCACGAGGCCTTCGAGAACGCGGCTCACCGCCTCACCTATGCCTCCTGGATGCCGCCAGACCTCGTGGGAGATGGTGTTCCCCCTTGCCCTGATCCGCCGGCGCCCCACCACCTCAATGAGACACCCCTTGACATTGGCACCGCCAACGTCGAGCCCGGCTATCCTCTTCATAACACGTCCACCTCGTATTCGGCCTCACCTTCCACTCTTGGGGGGGATGCCTTCACACCCTCCAGGCACACAGCGAGGATCATGGAGGCCAGGTTTACCCGGGTAGCCCTCTTGAGGGCTACGTAGGCATCGGTGAGACGTGGGTTCACCTCGATCACCACTGGACCGCCCTGAGTAATGACCATGTCTATCCCAACCCACCCCCTCAGCCCGGGAATGGCCGCGCAAGACTCGAGGCCCAGGCGGAATGCCTCCTGGGCCATGGAGCAAACCAAGGGAACCCTCACGCCCCGGTATCTTAGCCCTGCTCCCTCTGGGAAGACTAGCTGCCGGTTCAGTGACAGGGGGGTGCACGCGGGCTCAGTGGAGCCCTCTCCTGGTGTCACGAGGCAGGAGACGCTGGCGGCAATGCCAGCAAGGTATTCCTGCAGGATGAACCTCCGGTGAGGAGGAGCAGCCCTTATCCTGGCCAGGACCGGTCCTATCTGGGACTCCTCGAGCACCAGGAAGGTATCCACACACCCGGCACCATCCACGGGCTTTATCACAGCCGGCAACCCAAAACTCCTAACCTCACCGGGGCCCGCGTCCCGAGGAAACCACCTGGTCCGGGGAACCGGTATAAGACGCCTGGAAAGGAGACCCAGGGCCGTCATCTTGTCTCCCGCAAGACGGACACCCAGGCTGCTGGCTCCCAGGAGGGGCTTACCCTCGGCCTCCGCGATGATGGTGAGGTTCTCCAGGATTTGGCCTGTCTCGGGCGCGATGAAGAGACAGGCATCAGAGAGGCGAACCTGGCTGCGGAATGCCTCAACTGTCCCGGCTGGAGCGAGCCGAGCGGGCTCAAGGTGGCCGGGCAGCGGGATCCCGTGGTTGACGAAGGCTGAGGGTAGGACTCCTGGGCACAGGGAGAGGTCCTCCAGGACCGCCGTGAGCATAGCGCGACCCTCCGCCGCCAGGGAGACATCGCACCCGGCGGCCTGCGCGGAGAAGTGCTCGTAGAGAAGGACCCTCACGGGGCACACCCCCCGGTGACTCCTGGGCCCGTGGCTGCCGGGGCCCGCATCCCTGGTGGCCGTTTACCCCTGTGTTCGCTGGCCGACACCGATTTCCTGCGGGGATCCCATGCGGAGGGCCGAGCCCTGATCCTGGTTGCCCTCCGGGGGTGCGTTACCCGGCAAGTGTGACATGGCGCAAGATCCGCGTGCTGGCTCCAGGATTACCATCAAGGAGCGTGCGGTCGCGGGCTGCCCTGGTAAGGCATTGGCACGTAGTTGGACGCCAAGACCTGCTAGCTACCACTGGGTGAGGGGCCCGGTTTCCCGCCGTGGTTTTCCTCGCTAGGCCCGGCTCCTTCTG contains the following coding sequences:
- a CDS encoding hydantoinase/oxoprolinase family protein — protein: MKRIAGLDVGGANVKGCLIEVVGRRRIRARGNTISHEVWRHPGGIGEAVSRVLEGLVPAGQPDAVGLTMTAELADVFPSKAEGVSQTARAVASVIAPGRLWLWTLPGGFSPAAKPVPPQQVAAANWAASASWLARVLQDGILVDIGSTTTDIIPVGGGRVEGVGLDDTTRLKRGELLYLGMLRTPAHALRGSVFLGGETCRVAHEYFAVMADAYRLLGLITEDEYSPSTPDGRGRSIEACTSRLARVVAADLESLPEGGAQHIAMCLKEVHLHETTLSILQVLSRFTPGNPGVSPLVAAGQGAFLVPEIAGRLGLPCHFWWNLARLEEPLAGGMREPIPLTAYAVADLLAGELEE
- a CDS encoding ATP-grasp domain-containing protein, whose amino-acid sequence is MRVLLYEHFSAQAAGCDVSLAAEGRAMLTAVLEDLSLCPGVLPSAFVNHGIPLPGHLEPARLAPAGTVEAFRSQVRLSDACLFIAPETGQILENLTIIAEAEGKPLLGASSLGVRLAGDKMTALGLLSRRLIPVPRTRWFPRDAGPGEVRSFGLPAVIKPVDGAGCVDTFLVLEESQIGPVLARIRAAPPHRRFILQEYLAGIAASVSCLVTPGEGSTEPACTPLSLNRQLVFPEGAGLRYRGVRVPLVCSMAQEAFRLGLESCAAIPGLRGWVGIDMVITQGGPVVIEVNPRLTDAYVALKRATRVNLASMILAVCLEGVKASPPRVEGEAEYEVDVL